The following coding sequences are from one Kallotenue papyrolyticum window:
- a CDS encoding bifunctional rhamnulose-1-phosphate aldolase/short-chain dehydrogenase, translating into MSNTSRFRHVRYAWDDADAARLDPVERLIYRSNLLGSDQRITNTGGGNTSAKLSEQDPLSGAAVEVLWVKGSGGDLRTARREHFASLYLDKLRGLQERYLSAPERGPKTPIEDAMVALYPHCTFNLNPRAASIDTPLHAFVPYRHVDHTHPNAVIAVAAAKHGERLTREIYGDEVIWLPWQRPGFDLGLRLQQICREHPHARGVVLGSHGLICWADDDKACYETTLDLIERAARYIEARDRGEQTFGGQRYPIPPEAQRRALLAELLPWLRGQLSRERRFIATIQDDPATLRFVNSVDAPRLAALGTSCPDHFLRTKIKPLYVAWDPAREDSATLQQRLAAGLEQYRRDYQDYYTRHRHPDSPPMRDPNPTVILIPGLGMITWGKDKSESRVTAEFYTCAIEVMRGAEAIDEYTALPLQEAFDIEYWQLEEAKLRRMPPEKELARRIIAVVGSGSGIGRVLAQRLADEGAHVVCVDRDGAAAQATAAAITQRHGLGIGVAGSDISACGPAVALEADITDRAAIRAMLHQTLLAYGGLDAVAITAGIFVAPDAEGRIPDERWAQTFAVNVTGPYLVADEAAPLWRAQGLPASLVITTSVNAVVAKRGSLAYDASKAAANHLVRELAIELAPLVRVNGVAPATVVQGSAMFPRERVIASLTKYGLPFSADETTAALTAKLAQFYADRTLLKRAITPEDQAEAIFLLLSERLSQTTGQILTVDGGLVEAFLR; encoded by the coding sequence ATGTCAAACACTTCCCGTTTTCGCCACGTCCGCTATGCCTGGGACGACGCCGACGCCGCTCGGCTCGATCCGGTCGAGCGGCTGATCTACCGCTCCAACCTGCTGGGCAGTGATCAGCGCATCACCAACACCGGCGGCGGCAACACCTCGGCCAAACTGAGCGAGCAGGATCCGCTCAGCGGCGCCGCGGTCGAGGTGCTGTGGGTCAAAGGCTCCGGCGGCGACCTGCGCACCGCGCGACGCGAGCATTTCGCCTCGCTCTACTTGGACAAGTTGCGTGGCCTCCAGGAGCGCTACCTGAGCGCGCCGGAGCGCGGCCCCAAGACGCCGATCGAGGACGCGATGGTGGCGCTCTATCCGCACTGCACCTTCAACCTCAACCCCCGCGCCGCCTCGATCGACACCCCGCTGCATGCGTTCGTGCCCTACCGCCATGTGGATCATACCCATCCCAACGCCGTCATCGCCGTAGCGGCGGCCAAACACGGTGAGCGTCTGACGCGCGAGATCTACGGCGACGAGGTGATCTGGCTGCCCTGGCAACGGCCCGGCTTTGATCTGGGGCTGCGCCTCCAACAGATCTGCCGTGAGCATCCTCACGCGCGCGGCGTCGTGTTGGGCAGCCACGGCCTAATCTGCTGGGCCGATGACGACAAGGCCTGCTACGAGACCACGCTCGACCTGATCGAACGCGCGGCGCGCTACATCGAGGCCCGCGACCGGGGCGAGCAGACCTTTGGCGGCCAGCGCTACCCCATCCCGCCCGAAGCGCAGCGCCGCGCGCTGCTGGCCGAGCTGTTGCCCTGGCTGCGCGGTCAGCTCAGCCGGGAACGGCGCTTCATCGCCACAATCCAGGACGACCCCGCCACGCTGCGCTTCGTCAATAGCGTAGACGCGCCACGCCTGGCCGCCTTAGGCACCTCCTGCCCCGATCACTTCCTGCGCACCAAGATCAAGCCGCTGTATGTCGCCTGGGATCCTGCGCGCGAGGACAGCGCCACGCTCCAACAGCGCCTGGCAGCCGGCCTGGAGCAGTACCGGCGTGACTACCAGGACTACTACACGCGCCACCGCCATCCCGACTCGCCGCCGATGCGCGATCCTAATCCCACGGTGATCCTGATCCCCGGCCTGGGCATGATCACCTGGGGCAAAGACAAGAGCGAATCGCGCGTCACCGCCGAATTCTACACCTGCGCGATCGAGGTGATGCGCGGCGCAGAGGCTATCGATGAATACACCGCGCTGCCGCTGCAGGAAGCCTTCGACATCGAATACTGGCAGTTGGAGGAGGCCAAGCTGCGGCGCATGCCGCCGGAAAAAGAGCTGGCGCGGCGCATCATTGCCGTGGTGGGCAGCGGCAGCGGCATCGGACGCGTACTGGCGCAGCGCCTGGCGGATGAGGGCGCGCATGTCGTGTGTGTCGATCGCGATGGCGCGGCGGCACAGGCCACCGCTGCAGCGATCACCCAACGGCACGGGCTGGGCATCGGCGTGGCCGGCAGCGACATCTCGGCCTGCGGTCCGGCAGTGGCCCTGGAAGCCGACATCACCGATCGCGCGGCGATTCGCGCCATGCTGCACCAAACGCTGCTGGCCTACGGCGGCCTGGACGCGGTCGCCATCACCGCCGGCATCTTTGTCGCCCCCGACGCCGAAGGGCGCATCCCCGACGAGCGCTGGGCCCAAACCTTTGCTGTCAACGTAACCGGACCCTACCTCGTCGCCGATGAAGCCGCGCCGCTCTGGCGCGCGCAAGGCTTACCCGCCAGCCTGGTGATCACCACCTCGGTCAACGCGGTGGTCGCCAAGCGCGGCAGCCTGGCCTACGATGCCAGCAAAGCGGCGGCCAACCACCTGGTGCGCGAGCTGGCGATCGAACTGGCGCCGCTGGTGCGTGTCAACGGCGTCGCACCGGCCACCGTGGTGCAGGGCAGCGCCATGTTTCCACGCGAGCGGGTCATCGCCTCGCTGACCAAGTACGGCCTTCCCTTCAGCGCCGACGAAACCACCGCGGCGCTCACCGCCAAACTGGCGCAGTTCTATGCCGATCGTACTCTGCTCAAGCGCGCGATCACGCCGGAGGATCAGGCCGAAGCCATCTTTTTGCTACTGAGCGAGCGCCTCAGCCAGACCACCGGCCAGATCCTGACTGTCGATGGCGGCCTCGTCGAGGCCTTCCTGCGTTGA
- a CDS encoding rhamnulokinase produces the protein MARRTVLAIDLGAESGRVMAVHLGDATLTVEELHRFANVPVQVHATLYWDILQLWRQIQQGIELGRRLQPASLGVDAWGVDFALLDAQGELIGNPVHYRDRRTAGVFERVVERCGRAWIFEQTGIQFMPINTLYQLASLVERDAPQLRIAHTLLTIPDLINYWLTGVRVCEFTNATTTQLFDPRRHAWADALIAALGLPRTIFAPIVAPGTRLGSYADIAVIAPACHDTGSAVAAVPMTTPRAAYISSGTWSLVGVEVRAPVINAAALAANVTNEGGVGDRYRLLKNVMGLWIVQQCRATWAAQGHTYSYAELTQLAQSAPPLQALIDPDDARFLPPGDHPALIQELCAATGQPVPQSHGAIVRCVLESLALAYREVLATLATLTGQPIEVVHLVGGGCRNTALCQFTADATGLPVIAGPAEATVLGNALVQLIALGEVRDLSEARRLVAQMDEQQRYEPRAQEDWETAYRRFRTLYRS, from the coding sequence ATGGCACGCCGAACTGTTCTGGCGATCGACCTGGGCGCCGAGTCGGGCCGCGTCATGGCCGTGCATCTCGGCGACGCGACGCTGACCGTCGAAGAGCTGCACCGCTTCGCCAACGTGCCGGTGCAGGTGCACGCTACGCTGTACTGGGACATCCTGCAGCTCTGGCGCCAGATCCAGCAGGGCATCGAGCTGGGGCGTCGCCTCCAGCCGGCCAGCCTGGGCGTGGACGCGTGGGGCGTCGATTTCGCGCTGCTCGACGCGCAGGGTGAGCTGATCGGCAATCCGGTGCACTACCGCGACCGGCGCACCGCGGGCGTGTTTGAGCGCGTGGTGGAACGCTGCGGACGGGCATGGATCTTTGAGCAGACCGGCATCCAGTTCATGCCGATCAACACGCTCTACCAGCTCGCGAGTCTGGTGGAGCGCGACGCGCCGCAGCTACGCATCGCGCACACGCTGCTGACGATCCCCGACCTGATCAACTACTGGCTCACCGGCGTGCGTGTGTGCGAGTTCACCAACGCCACCACCACCCAGCTCTTCGATCCGCGCCGCCACGCCTGGGCCGACGCGCTGATCGCGGCGCTGGGCCTTCCGCGCACGATCTTCGCGCCGATCGTCGCGCCGGGCACGCGCCTGGGCAGCTACGCCGACATTGCGGTGATCGCGCCGGCCTGCCACGATACCGGCAGCGCGGTTGCCGCAGTACCGATGACCACGCCGCGCGCCGCCTACATCAGCAGCGGCACCTGGAGCCTGGTGGGCGTTGAGGTGCGCGCGCCGGTGATCAACGCCGCCGCGCTAGCGGCCAACGTCACCAACGAGGGCGGCGTGGGTGATCGCTATCGTCTGCTGAAAAACGTGATGGGCCTGTGGATCGTCCAGCAGTGCCGCGCCACCTGGGCCGCGCAGGGCCACACCTACAGCTATGCCGAGCTGACGCAGCTGGCGCAGAGCGCGCCGCCGTTGCAGGCGCTGATCGATCCCGATGACGCGCGCTTCCTGCCGCCCGGCGATCATCCGGCCTTGATCCAGGAGCTGTGCGCCGCAACCGGCCAGCCGGTGCCGCAGAGCCACGGCGCGATCGTGCGCTGCGTGCTGGAAAGCCTGGCGCTGGCCTATCGCGAGGTGCTCGCCACGCTTGCCACGCTGACCGGCCAACCGATCGAGGTGGTGCACCTCGTCGGCGGCGGCTGCCGCAACACGGCGCTGTGTCAGTTCACCGCCGACGCTACCGGCCTGCCGGTGATCGCCGGACCGGCGGAAGCGACCGTGCTGGGCAACGCGCTGGTACAGTTGATCGCGCTGGGCGAGGTGCGCGATCTCAGCGAAGCGCGCCGGCTGGTGGCGCAGATGGATGAACAACAACGCTACGAACCGCGCGCGCAGGAGGATTGGGAGACGGCCTACCGCCGCTTCCGCACGCTCTACCGGTCATAA
- a CDS encoding L-rhamnose isomerase, translating to MASPTPRQIEAAYAAARERYAALGVDTEQALARLRGVALSLHCWQGDDVTGFEAPERPLSGGIAATGNYPGKARTADELRRDLDQAYRLIPGRHRLNLHAIYAETGGRRVERNQLAPEHFAGWLAWAREQGHGIDFNPTCFSHPLADAGFTLASPDPAIRQFWIEHCIACRRIGEHFGRELGTPCITNIWIPDGFKDTPVDRLAPRQRLQESLDQILAVPIDPRYNRDAVESKLFGIGSESYVVGSHEFYLGYAVRRRVLLCLDSGHFHPTESIADKISAVLLALDELLLHISRGVRWDSDHVVTLNDETLAILQEVVRCDALERVHLGLDFFDASINRVAAWVIGARNVLRALLIALLEPTARLRAAEQASDYTTRLALLEELKGMPWQAVWDYHCLQQDVPVGAAYLDEIRAYEASELAARG from the coding sequence ATGGCATCGCCAACCCCCCGCCAGATCGAGGCGGCCTACGCAGCGGCGCGCGAGCGCTACGCTGCCCTGGGCGTAGATACCGAGCAGGCGCTGGCGCGGCTGCGCGGGGTGGCGCTGAGCCTCCATTGCTGGCAGGGCGACGACGTGACCGGCTTTGAAGCGCCGGAGCGACCCTTGAGCGGCGGCATCGCCGCGACCGGCAACTACCCGGGCAAGGCGCGCACCGCCGATGAACTGCGCCGCGATCTGGACCAGGCCTACCGCCTGATTCCGGGGCGGCATCGCCTCAATCTGCACGCGATCTACGCCGAGACCGGTGGCCGCCGCGTGGAGCGCAATCAGCTCGCGCCGGAACATTTCGCCGGCTGGCTCGCCTGGGCCAGGGAACAGGGACACGGCATCGATTTCAACCCCACCTGCTTCTCGCATCCGCTGGCCGACGCGGGCTTTACGCTGGCCAGTCCCGACCCGGCGATCCGCCAGTTCTGGATCGAACACTGCATCGCCTGTCGCCGTATTGGCGAGCACTTTGGCCGCGAGCTGGGCACGCCCTGCATCACCAACATCTGGATTCCGGACGGCTTCAAGGACACGCCGGTGGATCGCCTGGCGCCCCGTCAGCGCCTGCAGGAGTCGCTGGATCAGATTCTGGCAGTGCCGATCGACCCGCGCTACAACCGCGACGCCGTGGAAAGCAAGCTCTTCGGCATCGGCTCGGAGAGCTACGTGGTCGGCTCGCACGAGTTCTACCTGGGCTATGCCGTGCGCCGGCGCGTGCTGCTGTGTCTGGACAGCGGCCACTTCCATCCCACCGAATCGATCGCCGACAAGATCTCGGCAGTGCTGCTCGCGCTGGACGAGCTGCTGCTGCACATCAGCCGTGGCGTGCGCTGGGATAGCGACCATGTCGTCACGCTCAACGATGAGACGCTGGCGATTCTGCAGGAAGTTGTGCGCTGCGACGCGCTCGAACGCGTGCATCTCGGCCTGGATTTCTTCGATGCCAGCATCAACCGCGTCGCCGCCTGGGTGATCGGCGCGCGCAATGTGCTCCGTGCGCTGTTGATCGCGCTGCTGGAGCCGACCGCGCGCCTGCGCGCGGCCGAGCAGGCCAGCGACTACACCACGCGCCTGGCGCTGCTGGAGGAGCTCAAGGGCATGCCCTGGCAGGCGGTGTGGGACTACCACTGCCTGCAACAGGATGTACCGGTCGGCGCGGCCTACCTGGATGAGATCCGGGCGTATGAGGCCAGCGAACTGGCCGCACGCGGGTGA
- a CDS encoding L-rhamnose mutarotase translates to MKRVAFVLKVRPDKLEAYKEHHRHVWPEMLQALREAGWHNYSLFVREDGLLFGYFETPDSLQAAQARMAAKEVNTRWQEFMAPFFEANARPDETFQELTEVFHLD, encoded by the coding sequence ATGAAACGAGTCGCGTTTGTACTGAAGGTCCGACCCGACAAACTGGAAGCGTACAAGGAACACCACCGCCATGTCTGGCCGGAGATGTTGCAGGCGCTGCGCGAGGCGGGCTGGCACAACTATTCGTTGTTTGTGCGCGAGGATGGCCTGCTCTTCGGCTACTTCGAAACGCCCGACAGCCTCCAGGCCGCGCAGGCACGCATGGCTGCCAAGGAGGTCAATACGCGCTGGCAGGAGTTTATGGCCCCCTTTTTTGAAGCCAATGCCCGCCCCGACGAGACCTTTCAGGAGTTGACCGAGGTCTTTCATCTGGATTGA
- the rhaS gene encoding rhamnose ABC transporter substrate-binding protein yields the protein MPARRMTLLTVGLLVALTACGTPRGGGAAQSSPAASPAGSPAASPAAGAGATYVLVPKALGNPYFDTANTGAQEAAKELGVTVNYQGSATADATQQIQLLNSLIAQNVDGLAISANDADALVPTGQQAMQAGIPVVSWDSAIAPEGRNVHVNQANAADIAAVQVRMAGELAKDGGKIAILSATSTAPNQNEWIRLMQEELKKPEYANLQLVEIVYGDDDDSKSYTEAQGLMTKHPDLEVIIAPTTVGIAAAARAVQDAGKVGQVFVTGLGTPNQMREYVKSGAAPQFALWNPADLGYLAIHTLHAIASGQIKGQPGETFTAGRLGQYTIDEQGVVLLGPPTVFNADNIDAFNF from the coding sequence ATGCCAGCACGACGCATGACCTTGCTGACCGTCGGCCTGTTGGTGGCGCTGACCGCCTGTGGCACGCCCCGGGGCGGTGGCGCGGCGCAGAGCTCGCCCGCGGCGTCACCGGCGGGGAGTCCGGCGGCCTCGCCGGCTGCCGGCGCCGGCGCAACCTATGTCTTGGTTCCCAAAGCACTCGGCAATCCCTACTTCGACACGGCCAACACCGGCGCGCAAGAAGCCGCCAAAGAGCTAGGCGTGACGGTCAACTACCAGGGCTCGGCCACCGCCGACGCCACCCAACAGATTCAGTTGCTCAACTCGCTGATCGCGCAGAACGTGGATGGCCTGGCGATCTCGGCCAACGATGCCGATGCGCTGGTGCCTACCGGCCAGCAAGCGATGCAGGCCGGCATTCCGGTGGTGAGCTGGGATTCGGCGATCGCTCCCGAAGGCCGCAACGTGCATGTCAATCAGGCCAACGCCGCCGATATCGCCGCGGTGCAGGTGCGCATGGCTGGCGAGCTGGCCAAAGACGGCGGCAAGATTGCGATCCTCAGTGCAACCTCGACCGCGCCCAACCAGAACGAATGGATCCGGCTGATGCAGGAGGAACTCAAGAAGCCCGAATACGCCAATCTGCAACTGGTCGAGATCGTGTACGGCGACGATGACGACAGCAAGAGCTACACCGAAGCGCAGGGCCTGATGACCAAGCATCCCGACCTGGAGGTGATCATCGCGCCGACCACGGTCGGCATCGCCGCCGCCGCGCGTGCCGTGCAAGACGCCGGCAAGGTCGGGCAGGTCTTCGTCACCGGCCTGGGCACGCCCAACCAGATGCGCGAATATGTCAAGAGCGGCGCGGCCCCGCAGTTTGCGCTGTGGAATCCGGCGGACCTGGGCTACCTGGCGATCCATACGCTGCACGCGATTGCCAGCGGCCAGATCAAGGGCCAGCCCGGTGAAACGTTCACCGCCGGACGCCTGGGCCAATACACCATCGACGAGCAGGGCGTGGTGCTGCTCGGCCCGCCAACGGTCTTCAACGCCGACAACATTGACGCTTTCAACTTCTGA
- a CDS encoding ABC transporter permease has translation MSTTETQASAEPQAGARRPFGGWQRRWTRLLGWETLLVGLIISVALINARLSPFFLRADNLLRTTSDFIEIGIMLLPMVFVIITGNIDLSVASILGLSASLLGWLHLQGVNIWLAAGAALLVGALAGLLNGLLVARLRLPALVVTLGTFSFYRGLAYALLGDQAARGYPRAFTALGQGRLGDSGVPVALVLFAALALIFTLVLHGTVFGRYLYAIGNNEAASRFSGVPTERVKIIVFTLSGLLSALAGLVLAARFGSTRPDIGTGLELTVITVTVLGGISIFGGSGSMLGALLALVLFGSLRFGMGLVNIQGQVQGMVIGTLLILSILAPRLGRALPGLRALPPRTLLSGALGLAVLLLFIWFFFWSRALILNG, from the coding sequence ATGAGCACCACGGAGACACAGGCATCGGCCGAGCCCCAGGCCGGCGCGCGACGTCCCTTCGGTGGGTGGCAGCGCCGGTGGACGCGGCTGCTGGGTTGGGAAACGCTGCTGGTGGGCCTGATCATCAGTGTTGCCCTGATCAACGCGCGCCTCTCGCCCTTCTTTCTGCGCGCCGACAACCTGCTGCGCACCACTTCCGATTTCATCGAGATCGGCATCATGCTGCTGCCGATGGTCTTTGTGATCATCACCGGCAACATCGATCTCTCGGTGGCCTCGATCCTGGGCCTGTCGGCCTCGTTGTTGGGCTGGCTGCACCTGCAGGGCGTCAACATCTGGCTCGCCGCGGGCGCGGCGCTGCTGGTCGGCGCGCTGGCCGGGCTGCTCAACGGGCTGCTGGTGGCGCGGCTGCGGCTGCCGGCACTGGTCGTGACGCTGGGCACCTTTTCGTTCTACCGCGGTCTGGCCTATGCGCTGCTGGGCGATCAGGCGGCGCGCGGCTATCCTCGCGCCTTCACCGCGCTGGGCCAGGGCCGTCTGGGCGACAGTGGCGTGCCCGTGGCGCTGGTGCTGTTTGCCGCGCTGGCGCTGATCTTTACGCTGGTGCTGCACGGCACGGTCTTTGGCCGCTATCTCTATGCCATCGGCAACAACGAAGCCGCCAGCCGTTTTTCGGGCGTGCCCACGGAGCGCGTCAAAATCATCGTCTTCACGCTGTCGGGGCTGCTGTCGGCGCTGGCCGGGCTGGTGCTGGCCGCGCGCTTCGGCAGCACGCGACCCGATATTGGCACCGGCCTGGAGTTGACGGTGATCACCGTGACCGTGCTGGGCGGCATCAGCATTTTTGGCGGCAGCGGCAGCATGCTCGGCGCGCTGCTGGCGCTGGTGCTGTTCGGCAGCCTGCGTTTCGGCATGGGCCTGGTCAACATTCAGGGCCAGGTGCAGGGCATGGTCATCGGCACCTTGCTGATCCTGTCGATCCTGGCGCCGCGGCTGGGCAGAGCCCTGCCCGGCCTGCGCGCTCTGCCGCCGCGCACGCTGCTCAGTGGGGCGCTAGGCCTGGCGGTGCTGCTCCTGTTCATCTGGTTCTTTTTCTGGTCGCGCGCACTGATCCTGAACGGCTAG
- a CDS encoding ABC transporter permease codes for MKHGSQATLFNALVRFREAGILLFIVALAALVTWRTPAFLTFSNLRDILLNISILVIVALGQSMVIITRGVDLSVGSMIGLTAMMVAFVAAALPGLPIALLVVLGMLLGAVLGGVNGTIVALGGVPPIIATLGTLSIYRGLVFFYSQGTWINAFEMPPAFRQLAKGAPLLVPNLILFAAAVAALAYLFLNHTRLGRDIYAVGSNPEAARAAGIRVRRVTWLVYLLSGVLCGLAGVLWASRFEAAQTNTALGFELQSVAAAVVGGVNIFGGSGNVGGVVLGAFLLGTIENALTLVRISPFWQLAAQGLLILLAVIIDSAILRRLQRMAGAQRV; via the coding sequence ATGAAGCATGGCTCACAGGCGACCCTGTTCAACGCGCTAGTCCGCTTCCGCGAAGCCGGCATCCTACTCTTCATCGTCGCGCTGGCCGCGCTCGTAACCTGGCGCACGCCCGCCTTTCTGACGTTCAGCAATCTGCGCGACATCCTACTCAACATCTCGATTCTGGTGATCGTGGCGCTGGGGCAGAGCATGGTGATCATCACGCGCGGCGTCGATCTCTCGGTCGGCTCGATGATCGGCCTGACGGCAATGATGGTAGCCTTCGTAGCGGCGGCGCTGCCGGGCCTGCCGATCGCGCTGCTGGTGGTGCTCGGTATGCTGCTGGGCGCGGTGCTGGGCGGCGTCAACGGCACGATCGTGGCGCTGGGCGGCGTGCCGCCGATTATCGCCACCCTGGGCACGCTCAGCATCTATCGCGGGCTGGTCTTTTTCTACAGCCAGGGCACCTGGATCAACGCCTTCGAGATGCCGCCGGCCTTTCGCCAGTTGGCCAAGGGCGCGCCGCTGCTGGTGCCCAATCTGATCCTGTTCGCCGCGGCGGTCGCGGCGCTGGCCTATCTCTTCCTCAACCACACGCGCCTCGGACGCGATATCTATGCCGTCGGCAGCAATCCGGAGGCGGCGCGCGCCGCCGGCATTCGCGTCCGGCGCGTAACGTGGCTGGTCTATCTGCTGTCGGGCGTGCTCTGCGGCCTGGCCGGCGTGCTGTGGGCCTCGCGCTTCGAAGCGGCGCAGACCAACACGGCGCTGGGCTTCGAGCTGCAGAGCGTGGCCGCAGCCGTCGTGGGCGGCGTCAACATCTTCGGCGGCAGCGGCAACGTGGGCGGCGTGGTGCTGGGCGCGTTTCTGCTCGGCACGATCGAGAATGCGCTGACGCTGGTGCGGATCTCGCCCTTCTGGCAACTGGCAGCGCAGGGCCTGTTGATTCTGCTGGCGGTGATCATCGATTCGGCGATACTGCGACGGTTGCAGCGCATGGCTGGAGCGCAACGCGTATGA
- a CDS encoding sugar ABC transporter ATP-binding protein produces the protein MEQPILEGRQLSKSFGGVQALRDVHLAVLPGDVHAILGENGAGKSTLIKILTGLYQPDHGTLLVDGQPVRFADPRAAQARGIVAIYQEPSLFPDLDVAENIFVGRQPARRGRIAWSRMYQTAAELLRRLGLRLDPRTRARDLSIAQQHMVEIARAISIEARVLIMDEPTSSLTPGEVDELLAIVRQLRAAGTAIIFISHRLEELFAIADRVTVLRDGAVVGTHPMAGMTRERLIQMMVGRPLGELFPKQAVAPGAPLLEVRGLSLAGQFADISFTLRRGEIVGLAGLIGAGRTAVARALFGIEPATAGTILLDGQPVTIGSPREALALGIGYVPEDRKQHGLILPMSIASNISLPILGSLARYGWIDRSRERQRAQQSAAQLEIKLAHVDQPVGQLSGGNQQKVVLAKWLGTQPRILILDEPTRGIDVGTKAAVHRLMSELAAQGLAILLISSELPEILAMSDRILVMREGRLTAQIERAAATQETIMAAATAA, from the coding sequence GTGGAACAGCCCATTCTGGAAGGACGGCAGCTCTCCAAAAGCTTCGGCGGTGTTCAGGCACTGCGCGACGTTCATCTCGCCGTGCTGCCCGGCGACGTGCATGCCATCCTTGGGGAAAACGGCGCCGGCAAATCAACCCTGATCAAAATCCTGACCGGGCTGTACCAGCCCGACCACGGCACGCTGCTGGTGGACGGACAGCCGGTCCGTTTTGCCGATCCCCGCGCCGCGCAGGCGCGCGGCATTGTGGCGATCTATCAGGAGCCGAGTCTGTTCCCCGATCTGGACGTGGCCGAGAACATCTTTGTCGGGCGCCAACCGGCGCGCCGTGGCAGGATCGCCTGGTCGCGCATGTACCAGACCGCTGCCGAGCTGCTGCGCCGGCTGGGCCTGCGCCTCGATCCGCGCACGCGGGCCCGTGATCTGAGCATCGCCCAACAACACATGGTTGAAATCGCGCGCGCGATTTCGATCGAGGCGCGCGTGCTGATCATGGACGAGCCGACCTCATCGCTCACGCCCGGCGAAGTGGACGAACTACTGGCAATCGTGCGCCAGCTCCGCGCAGCCGGCACGGCGATCATCTTCATTTCGCACCGCCTCGAAGAGTTGTTTGCGATTGCCGATCGGGTCACGGTGTTGCGCGACGGCGCGGTGGTCGGCACCCACCCCATGGCCGGCATGACGCGCGAGCGGCTGATCCAGATGATGGTTGGCCGGCCCCTGGGCGAGCTGTTTCCCAAGCAAGCCGTCGCGCCGGGCGCGCCGCTGCTGGAGGTGCGCGGGCTGAGTCTAGCAGGGCAGTTTGCCGATATCTCCTTCACGCTGCGACGCGGCGAGATCGTCGGCCTGGCCGGGCTGATCGGCGCAGGCCGTACCGCAGTGGCGCGCGCCCTGTTCGGCATCGAACCGGCGACGGCGGGCACGATCCTGCTCGACGGACAACCCGTCACGATCGGCAGCCCGCGCGAGGCGCTGGCGCTGGGCATCGGCTATGTGCCTGAGGATCGCAAACAGCACGGCCTGATCCTGCCGATGAGCATCGCCAGCAACATCTCGCTGCCGATCCTGGGCAGCCTGGCGCGGTACGGCTGGATCGATCGCAGCCGCGAACGGCAGCGCGCGCAGCAGAGCGCCGCGCAACTGGAGATCAAACTGGCGCATGTCGATCAACCCGTGGGCCAGCTCTCGGGCGGCAACCAGCAAAAGGTGGTGCTGGCTAAGTGGCTGGGCACCCAGCCGCGCATTTTGATCCTGGACGAGCCGACGCGCGGCATCGACGTGGGCACCAAGGCCGCCGTCCATCGCCTGATGAGTGAACTGGCGGCCCAGGGGCTAGCGATACTGCTGATCTCGTCCGAACTGCCGGAGATTCTAGCCATGAGCGATCGCATTTTGGTGATGCGCGAAGGACGACTCACGGCGCAGATCGAGCGCGCGGCGGCGACGCAGGAAACGATCATGGCCGCTGCCACCGCCGCCTAG
- a CDS encoding DeoR/GlpR family DNA-binding transcription regulator — MNTRWSANGRQPEARRLKLLTLLQQEGQLSVRACSAALGVSEVTIRNDLAVLEREGLVQRTWGGALPRQQVRPEGAFLARLQQQRAEKERIARVAAARVRDQDTIFLDASTTAFYIAQQLKQHSNLTVITNGMYTALELGPAPGITTIVIGGQVRGDTGSLVGTLSEELLAKLHIRVGFFSARGLTVQKGLTESTIAESQLKELVIRHVDRVVAVLDATKLGVNSLTSFCPITAISALITAGEDAAAKSAPFRELLELELA, encoded by the coding sequence ATGAACACGCGATGGTCGGCCAATGGACGCCAGCCGGAAGCGCGGCGGCTCAAGCTGCTGACGCTGCTGCAGCAGGAGGGCCAGCTCTCGGTGCGCGCCTGCAGCGCGGCGCTGGGCGTCTCCGAAGTAACGATCCGCAACGATCTGGCGGTGCTGGAACGCGAAGGGCTGGTGCAACGCACCTGGGGCGGCGCGCTGCCCCGGCAGCAGGTGCGACCGGAAGGCGCGTTTCTGGCGCGGCTGCAACAGCAACGCGCCGAGAAGGAGCGTATCGCGCGGGTGGCCGCCGCGCGCGTGCGCGATCAGGATACGATTTTTCTGGACGCCAGCACAACCGCCTTCTATATTGCCCAGCAGCTCAAACAGCACAGCAACCTGACGGTGATCACCAACGGCATGTATACCGCGCTGGAGCTGGGGCCCGCGCCGGGCATCACCACGATCGTGATCGGCGGCCAGGTGCGCGGCGATACCGGCTCGCTGGTAGGCACGCTCAGCGAGGAGCTGCTGGCCAAGCTGCACATTCGGGTGGGCTTTTTCTCGGCGCGCGGCTTGACGGTGCAGAAGGGCCTGACCGAAAGCACCATCGCCGAGAGCCAGCTCAAGGAGCTGGTGATCCGGCATGTCGATCGCGTGGTCGCGGTGCTGGACGCGACCAAGCTCGGCGTCAATTCATTGACGAGCTTCTGCCCGATCACAGCGATCAGCGCGCTGATCACTGCCGGCGAGGACGCGGCGGCCAAGAGCGCGCCCTTCCGCGAGCTGCTGGAGCTGGAGCTGGCCTGA